The DNA region AAGATGCAATAGTAAAGGATACAAACTATAAAAATATATCTCAGCTTTGGGAAATAGTAAATATAGCTTTTGTAGGCATAGGAGCACAAAGTAGATCATCTAATTTATTATGGAATAGTGAGTATAGAGATGGTAGTACTATAGATGTAAACAATAATGATGCTATAGGAGAAATATGCTCAAGATTCTATGACATAAATGGGAATATAGTTAATAATGAACTCAATGACAGAACTATTGCTATAGAATTAGATAGGTTAAAAAATTTAAAATATTCTGTAGGAGTAGCAGAGTCACATGAGAAAGTTCCATCAATATTAAGTGCATTAAAAGCAAGGGTTATTAATGTGCTAATTACTACAGATGAAACTGCTAGATTACTTTTAGAGCTAGATAGTCAGATTAAAAGAGTAGAGATTAAAAAATAATTTTAAATAGGAACTATTAAATATAAAAGATATCATAAGAAAAATGATATCCTTTTATTTTTATGGAAACTGTTAAGTACTAGAAAATAATTTGTGTTAAGATAAAATTTATAATTTTAATAGCTATTCTGTTTGTTGTTATATTATTAACAACAATGAATGTTAATAATATTTATGCTTATATTATGCATATGATAGTTAAATATTTAACAATTAATTATTAAAAAATACATGAATAAATAGTTAGTATAGATACGTATATTAAAATATAATGATTTATGAAGAAAAAATATTTAAAAATTGATTGACATTTAACAAACAATGACAGATAATATATATAGACATTAGTGCTACATTGCACATTAGTGCAATGTATTTTTGAAAAATATATGTAACTAATATGATTTGAAATTGCTATGTATTAAAATTAAGAAAGAGGTGTAACTTATGAAAGTTAGTAATGTTGATGAATTAAATGTAAGGTTAGAGGAAATGAGAAAAGCCCAAAGAAAGTTTGCAGAATACTCACAAAAGCAGGTAGATGAA from Clostridium pasteurianum BC1 includes:
- a CDS encoding sugar-binding transcriptional regulator — protein: MDRLEKIFGVKEACIIPSEPKQTNVVRSQALGYAAAEYLKRIAKDGDAIGFAWGTTLASMARELTNCKPISANIVPLVGGFSDSDSENHVSTIVSKVANEFKAKAHYLYAPAITSDKIIKDAIVKDTNYKNISQLWEIVNIAFVGIGAQSRSSNLLWNSEYRDGSTIDVNNNDAIGEICSRFYDINGNIVNNELNDRTIAIELDRLKNLKYSVGVAESHEKVPSILSALKARVINVLITTDETARLLLELDSQIKRVEIKK